In Clostridium swellfunianum, a genomic segment contains:
- a CDS encoding zinc dependent phospholipase C family protein: protein MRERIEKTYGSALRGVMYTVNPIKKKIIKTHCIIHKFLNLQAIAILKNEGYVKEYEFFKENITPLNEGVAWADQDFKSSNHFYHFSKGKGLYGFSDALTECKRYYSKSLAYMKFGETDKAMFFLGASCHLIQDMTVPHHVNNRLLDSHRNFEMWIIKKFMSDYSFLIDKGIIRYKTVDDYIRNNALMANNIHLKYLSVQDKEERYGKIAAVIIKEAQNTTAGLLLDYYDTIYNK from the coding sequence ATGAGAGAAAGAATAGAAAAAACTTACGGTAGCGCTCTAAGAGGCGTCATGTATACCGTTAATCCTATAAAGAAAAAGATAATCAAAACTCATTGCATTATACATAAATTCTTAAACTTACAAGCGATAGCTATTTTAAAAAACGAAGGATATGTAAAGGAATATGAATTTTTCAAAGAGAATATAACCCCTTTAAATGAAGGTGTGGCATGGGCTGATCAAGATTTTAAGAGTTCCAATCATTTTTATCATTTCAGTAAAGGGAAAGGACTTTATGGATTTTCAGATGCATTAACTGAATGTAAAAGATACTACAGTAAATCTCTTGCGTATATGAAGTTCGGTGAAACAGATAAGGCTATGTTTTTTTTAGGTGCTTCTTGTCACCTGATACAAGATATGACAGTGCCTCATCATGTTAACAATAGACTTTTAGATAGTCATAGAAATTTTGAAATGTGGATAATAAAAAAATTTATGTCTGATTACAGCTTTTTAATTGACAAGGGTATTATAAGATATAAGACTGTAGATGATTATATTAGAAACAATGCTTTAATGGCTAATAACATTCATCTTAAATATTTAAGTGTTCAAGATAAAGAAGAAAGATACGGAAAGATAGCTGCAGTAATAATAAAGGAAGCTCAAAATACTACGGCTGGTCTTTTGCTGGATTACTATGATACGATTTACAATAAATAA
- a CDS encoding B12-binding domain-containing radical SAM protein has protein sequence MKTALVAINSKFVHSNLAVRYLRAYTRDLNYDCRVMEFSINDRPERVVEQIYYEKPDIIAFSCYIWNMPYVEQLSVLIKRIDSNIKILYGGPEVSYNSETALRDSSADYLIEGEGEEPYREFIENIICGAPLNNIRSLYVKHDDSILYGGKRELIDMDKLVFPYTPEDNLNNKIVYYEASRGCPFNCKYCLSSTIHGVRFLGLERVKKELTFLMDKKVRLVKFVDRTFNCSTKFSMDIWEYLMKQDTETGFHFEISANLLNEDQIRLLSKAPKGRFQFEVGVQTTNDKILKNINRFVKFNEIKKQVVALQKYDNIMQHLDLIAGLPGETLESFINSFNDVYNIGPDEIQLGFLKVLKGSPMEAEADRWGIVHSPYTPYEVIKTNHISYEKLLLLKRVEEMVDKYYNSQKFKTIIKYFIPKFKTPFDFYLNLGNFFYDKGYFSRNISSIDYYKVFLEFNNEILYEPSEVLKELIKFDYLMFNKKKWLPEFLVRDINKNLERDVKEAVKKKIVHLPFENYHFESFKVDILRYINSDDIMEGNYYLIFQEDKANNILDITNIINKDILKL, from the coding sequence ATGAAAACAGCTTTAGTAGCAATAAATTCAAAGTTCGTTCACAGCAATTTAGCAGTAAGATATCTGAGAGCTTACACAAGAGATTTAAATTATGATTGTAGAGTTATGGAGTTTTCTATTAATGATAGACCGGAAAGAGTTGTAGAGCAGATATATTATGAAAAACCTGATATTATTGCATTTTCCTGTTACATATGGAACATGCCATATGTGGAACAGTTGTCAGTACTTATTAAGCGTATAGATAGTAATATTAAAATATTATATGGGGGACCTGAAGTATCCTACAATAGTGAAACAGCTTTAAGAGATAGTTCTGCTGACTATCTAATTGAAGGTGAAGGCGAAGAACCCTATAGAGAATTTATAGAGAATATAATATGTGGAGCACCACTTAACAATATTAGGTCACTTTATGTTAAACATGACGACAGCATATTATATGGCGGTAAAAGAGAGCTTATAGACATGGATAAGCTTGTTTTTCCTTATACACCAGAAGATAATTTAAACAATAAAATAGTATATTACGAAGCTTCAAGAGGATGCCCCTTTAATTGTAAATACTGTCTTTCATCGACGATACACGGTGTAAGATTTTTAGGATTAGAAAGAGTAAAAAAAGAGCTTACGTTCTTAATGGATAAAAAGGTGAGACTTGTTAAGTTCGTAGACAGAACTTTTAATTGCAGCACTAAATTTTCCATGGATATATGGGAGTATTTGATGAAGCAGGATACAGAAACAGGATTTCATTTTGAAATATCTGCTAATCTATTGAATGAAGATCAAATCAGGCTTTTATCTAAAGCTCCTAAAGGAAGATTTCAATTTGAAGTTGGAGTTCAGACAACAAATGACAAAATTCTGAAGAATATAAATAGATTTGTAAAGTTTAATGAGATAAAGAAGCAAGTAGTTGCACTTCAAAAGTATGATAATATTATGCAGCATCTAGATCTTATAGCCGGTCTCCCTGGTGAAACCCTTGAGTCCTTTATAAATTCCTTTAATGATGTATATAATATAGGACCTGATGAAATTCAGTTAGGTTTCTTAAAGGTTTTAAAGGGTTCCCCGATGGAGGCTGAAGCTGATAGGTGGGGAATAGTTCATTCACCATATACTCCATATGAAGTTATTAAAACTAATCATATAAGCTATGAAAAGCTTCTGCTTCTTAAGAGAGTCGAAGAAATGGTTGATAAGTATTACAACTCTCAAAAGTTCAAGACTATAATTAAGTATTTTATTCCTAAATTTAAAACACCTTTTGATTTCTATCTAAATTTAGGTAATTTTTTCTATGATAAAGGCTATTTTAGCAGAAATATATCCTCTATAGACTATTACAAGGTATTCTTAGAATTTAATAATGAAATTTTATATGAACCCAGCGAGGTTTTAAAAGAACTCATCAAATTTGATTATTTAATGTTTAACAAAAAGAAGTGGCTTCCTGAATTTTTAGTTAGAGATATTAATAAAAATCTAGAAAGAGATGTTAAGGAAGCTGTTAAAAAAAAGATAGTGCACTTACCTTTTGAGAACTATCATTTTGAGTCTTTTAAAGTTGATATTTTAAGGTATATTAACAGCGATGATATTATGGAAGGAAACTACTACTTGATTTTTCAAGAAGATAAGGCTAATAATATATTAGATATAACTAATATTATTAATAAAGACATCCTAAAGCTATAA
- a CDS encoding class I SAM-dependent methyltransferase has protein sequence MKFEHLYKVGKDIYIDMQNEVFTGNVLDVGLNNYGIIYNLYKLQNENATVEYIQGKDEKQYIENNSYDNCVLLFALSNLWLKSGKKHLIEDMSKFLKNDGILHIWDIDKSFSSLFRGKIKALLPDNIIKEINITDLNILKDCSKENTIKLLEQYFEIIDLKDYDKVYYIKARNRMCFADSQKTLQNEMKGSVKHENSFSSNKFKVRSQQFSSKISESLHKRFKL, from the coding sequence ATGAAATTTGAACATCTATACAAGGTTGGTAAAGATATTTACATAGATATGCAAAATGAAGTATTTACTGGTAACGTACTTGATGTAGGTCTGAATAACTATGGCATTATTTATAATTTGTATAAGCTTCAGAACGAAAATGCAACTGTCGAATATATACAGGGAAAAGACGAAAAACAGTATATTGAAAATAACAGTTATGATAATTGTGTATTACTGTTTGCTCTAAGCAATTTATGGCTGAAATCCGGTAAAAAACATCTAATAGAAGATATGAGTAAGTTTCTAAAGAATGATGGAATACTCCATATATGGGATATAGACAAGAGCTTTTCAAGTTTGTTTAGAGGAAAGATTAAAGCCTTGCTTCCGGACAACATTATTAAAGAAATAAACATTACGGATTTGAATATACTAAAAGATTGCTCTAAAGAAAATACAATAAAGCTTCTTGAACAGTATTTTGAAATAATTGATTTGAAGGACTATGATAAGGTATACTATATAAAGGCAAGAAATAGAATGTGTTTTGCAGATAGCCAAAAGACTTTGCAGAATGAAATGAAAGGAAGCGTGAAGCATGAAAACAGCTTTAGTAGCAATAAATTCAAAGTTCGTTCACAGCAATTTAGCAGTAAGATATCTGAGAGCTTACACAAGAGATTTAAATTATGA
- a CDS encoding ECF transporter S component: MKDVKKITYTALLTAWAIIIPFVFGFMSVTVGPFSATLTAHVPMFLSMLLGPGAAIMTGLGSALGFLLTKGPVIGLRALMHAIVGYIGAVLLRKGVSFGKVAAITAPIHGVLEALVVLGFVAAGAQVKYVGSLSNFLVITVGVGSILHHSVDAVISFVVSKSVAKAAKVDLANQNM; encoded by the coding sequence ATGAAAGATGTAAAAAAAATAACTTACACTGCATTACTAACTGCATGGGCAATAATTATTCCATTCGTGTTCGGGTTTATGAGCGTTACAGTAGGTCCTTTTTCTGCTACCTTGACAGCTCATGTTCCGATGTTTTTATCAATGCTTTTGGGACCAGGCGCCGCTATAATGACTGGGTTAGGCTCCGCACTAGGTTTTTTATTGACTAAAGGCCCTGTTATTGGGCTAAGAGCATTAATGCATGCTATTGTTGGTTATATCGGAGCTGTGCTTTTAAGAAAAGGAGTTTCTTTTGGTAAAGTTGCTGCAATTACAGCACCAATACATGGAGTTTTGGAAGCGTTAGTAGTATTGGGATTTGTAGCTGCAGGAGCACAAGTTAAATACGTAGGATCATTATCAAACTTTCTTGTGATTACTGTTGGTGTTGGAAGCATACTTCACCACAGTGTAGATGCAGTTATCTCATTTGTAGTAAGTAAATCAGTCGCAAAGGCAGCAAAAGTTGATTTGGCTAATCAAAATATGTAA
- a CDS encoding aminopeptidase produces the protein MKDPRIITLAKNLINYSCELKKGEKVLIEAVGLETPLVSELVKQAYLAGAIPFVTIKDKEVDRALLMNCSQEQLEMMAKYEASRMSDMDAYIGIRAGNNMTETSDVPGENMSLYMKHFWSPVHGGIRVPKTRWVVLRYPNYSMAQAAGTSTEAFEDFYFDVCNLDYSKMSKAMDSLVDLMERTDKVRITGVGTDLSFSIKGIPAIKCDGKLNIPDGEVYTAPIKDSVNGCITYNAPAVYNGFTYENIKLEFKDGKIIDATANDTERINKVFDTDDGARFVGEFAVGVNPFILKPMKDTLFDEKIAGSIHFTPGASYDNAFNGNKSSVHWDLVFIQRPEYGGGEIYFDDVLIRKDGLFVIDELKGLNPENLK, from the coding sequence ATGAAGGACCCAAGAATAATAACTTTGGCTAAAAACCTAATTAACTATTCCTGTGAACTTAAAAAAGGAGAAAAAGTTCTTATAGAAGCTGTGGGGCTTGAGACTCCATTGGTTTCCGAACTCGTAAAACAAGCTTATTTAGCAGGTGCAATCCCTTTTGTAACAATAAAGGATAAAGAAGTGGATAGAGCGCTTCTTATGAACTGCTCACAAGAACAACTAGAAATGATGGCTAAGTATGAAGCTTCTAGAATGTCTGATATGGATGCATACATAGGAATTAGAGCAGGAAACAATATGACTGAAACATCTGACGTTCCAGGAGAAAATATGTCCCTTTATATGAAGCACTTCTGGAGTCCAGTACATGGCGGTATTAGAGTTCCGAAAACTAGATGGGTTGTATTGAGGTATCCAAATTATTCCATGGCTCAAGCTGCTGGAACAAGCACGGAAGCTTTTGAAGATTTTTATTTTGATGTGTGCAATTTAGACTACAGCAAGATGTCAAAGGCTATGGATTCTCTTGTTGATCTTATGGAAAGAACTGATAAAGTTCGTATAACAGGTGTTGGTACTGATTTAAGCTTCTCCATAAAGGGAATTCCAGCAATCAAATGTGATGGAAAACTTAATATTCCTGATGGTGAGGTGTATACAGCTCCAATTAAAGATTCCGTTAATGGATGCATTACTTATAATGCACCAGCTGTATACAACGGGTTTACCTATGAAAATATAAAACTAGAATTTAAAGACGGGAAAATAATAGATGCTACCGCAAATGATACTGAAAGAATAAACAAAGTATTTGATACTGACGATGGAGCAAGATTCGTTGGTGAGTTCGCAGTAGGTGTAAATCCATTCATTCTAAAGCCAATGAAGGATACACTATTTGATGAGAAGATAGCAGGCTCTATACATTTTACTCCAGGTGCATCATATGATAATGCCTTCAATGGCAACAAATCCTCAGTTCACTGGGATTTAGTATTTATACAGAGACCTGAATATGGTGGCGGAGAAATCTACTTTGATGATGTGTTAATAAGAAAAGATGGCCTGTTTGTAATAGATGAGCTAAAAGGACTAAATCCAGAAAATCTAAAATAA
- the spoVB gene encoding stage V sporulation protein B has protein sequence MKKDSFFKDSLILTASNLTTGILGFVFSIILSKELGPEGMGLYGLVMPIYNLFICLICGGMVTAISKVSAVYFSKNDHKNLNKSVETALFFDFLWSLIVASVVFFIAYYISTSIIKDSRTFYPIKIIAPALIFVALSSILKGYFYGISQFKVPAFIDILEKAVRIGVIVTIVSMLNNPSVESTVIVAYIALCIGEFISLFLLYIYYKLNKRKSNYSTFKKEGRAQLMFDILVVSVPLCLNGFLSTALSTVSTLIIPRRLITAGLEYSTALSMIGKFSGMAMAIIYFPLIIVNSMATVLVPDLSQTMDKNDYLAVENRITQVMKIAFLLGLSTLVISISIPNQLGSLFFSRNDLGQFIRFAAIAAPITYTSSTTFGILNGIGKQGVILKNSLLVSIEEVILLYIFTGIPSINIFGFGISLIITSITLLALNIYEIRKYCYITISIGELTMYILLSILVYFLLNIANNLIPNSIFTLKYVFLIFFGYISFFFSIAIINKESQT, from the coding sequence ATGAAAAAAGATAGTTTCTTTAAGGATTCACTGATACTAACTGCTTCTAATCTTACAACAGGAATTTTAGGATTTGTATTCTCTATCATTCTTTCTAAGGAACTTGGACCTGAAGGAATGGGTTTGTATGGCCTTGTAATGCCTATTTATAATCTTTTTATATGCCTTATATGTGGAGGTATGGTCACTGCTATATCTAAGGTTTCTGCAGTCTACTTTAGTAAAAATGATCATAAAAACTTAAACAAGTCAGTGGAGACTGCGTTATTTTTTGATTTTTTATGGAGCTTGATAGTAGCTTCTGTAGTTTTCTTTATAGCTTATTATATAAGTACAAGCATTATAAAGGACTCAAGAACTTTCTATCCTATAAAAATAATAGCTCCTGCCTTAATATTTGTGGCACTGTCTTCAATACTAAAAGGATACTTCTATGGAATATCACAGTTTAAAGTTCCAGCTTTTATTGATATTTTGGAAAAAGCTGTTAGAATTGGTGTTATTGTAACAATAGTTAGTATGCTTAATAATCCAAGTGTAGAAAGTACAGTTATAGTAGCATATATAGCACTATGCATTGGTGAATTTATTAGTTTATTTTTGTTGTATATATATTATAAGCTGAATAAAAGAAAATCCAACTATAGTACTTTCAAAAAAGAAGGCAGAGCACAGCTAATGTTTGATATATTAGTTGTATCAGTGCCATTATGTTTAAACGGTTTTCTTTCTACTGCTTTATCAACTGTTTCAACATTAATTATTCCAAGGAGATTAATAACTGCAGGTCTAGAATATAGCACTGCTCTGTCAATGATAGGGAAGTTTTCTGGTATGGCAATGGCTATAATATATTTCCCTCTTATAATAGTAAATTCTATGGCTACTGTACTTGTTCCAGACTTATCGCAAACTATGGATAAAAATGATTATCTTGCAGTGGAGAATCGTATAACTCAAGTCATGAAGATTGCTTTTTTACTTGGTCTTAGCACCTTAGTCATAAGCATAAGTATACCGAATCAGCTTGGAAGTCTATTCTTTAGTAGAAACGATTTAGGACAGTTTATAAGATTTGCTGCTATAGCTGCACCGATAACCTATACTTCATCTACTACCTTTGGAATATTAAATGGTATAGGAAAGCAAGGGGTAATTTTAAAAAATTCGCTTCTAGTTTCTATTGAAGAAGTTATATTGCTTTATATATTTACAGGAATTCCAAGTATAAATATTTTTGGTTTTGGAATATCACTTATTATAACGTCTATTACTCTATTAGCTTTAAATATATATGAAATAAGAAAATATTGCTACATAACGATATCTATAGGAGAACTTACTATGTACATACTTCTAAGTATACTTGTATATTTTTTATTAAATATTGCAAACAATCTTATACCAAACTCTATATTTACATTAAAATATGTTTTTTTAATTTTCTTTGGATATATTTCATTCTTTTTTTCTATAGCAATAATAAACAAGGAAAGCCAAACTTAG
- the def gene encoding peptide deformylase: MAVKEILKFGNPILKRVSKRVDNIDKEVINLVKDMKDTLYSTTGIGLAAPQIGILKRVILIDLRDDDEPIVLFNPVIAAKIGKDEDIEGCLSYPGYEGKVIRPKKVTVYGLNIKGEKVEYVAEGLLAKAFCHEIDHLDGVLYTDRARKMYKIEEE; the protein is encoded by the coding sequence ATGGCAGTAAAGGAAATTTTAAAGTTTGGAAATCCTATTTTGAAGAGAGTAAGCAAAAGAGTTGACAATATTGATAAAGAAGTGATTAATTTAGTCAAAGATATGAAAGACACCTTATATAGCACTACAGGGATAGGCTTAGCAGCTCCTCAAATAGGAATTTTAAAAAGAGTGATACTAATCGACCTTAGAGATGATGATGAACCAATAGTGTTGTTTAACCCAGTAATTGCAGCAAAAATTGGAAAAGATGAGGATATTGAAGGCTGCTTAAGCTACCCAGGATATGAAGGAAAGGTAATAAGACCCAAAAAGGTTACAGTTTATGGTCTTAACATTAAGGGTGAGAAGGTTGAATATGTAGCAGAAGGGCTTCTCGCAAAAGCCTTTTGCCATGAGATAGATCATTTAGATGGAGTATTATACACGGACAGAGCTAGAAAGATGTATAAAATAGAAGAAGAATAG
- a CDS encoding putative polysaccharide biosynthesis protein has product MKTQSTTKGFAILSAAGMVVKLISLLYVPMLLFIIGDEGYGVYYGAYSVFAFVYVITNTGLTSAISKLVAELVAFKNYRDAVKAFKMARLMLLGIGFLMAVLMAVLSKPLASMMNNPDAYLALAALSPAVLLTSAASAYRGYFQGRGNMTATAVSQILEQIMNIVFSLLFASLWAKYGVIEACAGATIGTTAGAFASVVYLIRYYEKNKAFKVSKSDLQLEVKRLHNKTLAKRLINYSVPLTVNWGLQNAGNVIDNQVTMGRLTSSGLNYSQAKIKNSYLGKYQTLLGVPITIISALCSSVLPVISGAAAVNNSEEVKKGIDYAYKTCFLIAMPAAVGLAVLSGPIFDSIFPKYSSGAILMKYGAVVLVLMAIVQIQSTILQSIGKLYISTLYIVIGIAAKIILNYILIGKPEINILGAVYGSMVGFLLPLFLNNFVIKRTLNIKYNLILLAIKPLIAAAFMGVVVYLVQFDIEYVIGFVYKGYFNRMLSTIIAIGAGMFAYIYALVLIGGITKKDMEIVPARFRRFIPKTLLNRVR; this is encoded by the coding sequence ATGAAAACCCAATCAACAACAAAGGGCTTTGCTATATTATCAGCAGCTGGTATGGTAGTTAAACTCATATCGCTGCTGTATGTGCCTATGCTTTTATTTATAATTGGCGACGAGGGATATGGTGTATATTATGGTGCCTACAGCGTTTTTGCCTTTGTTTATGTAATAACTAACACTGGCTTAACTTCTGCTATTTCAAAACTTGTGGCTGAACTTGTGGCTTTTAAAAACTATAGAGATGCAGTTAAGGCTTTCAAGATGGCAAGATTAATGCTGCTTGGTATTGGTTTCTTAATGGCTGTATTAATGGCTGTATTATCAAAACCTCTTGCTTCAATGATGAACAATCCAGATGCATATTTAGCTTTAGCAGCATTGTCTCCGGCTGTGTTATTAACTTCTGCAGCATCGGCGTACAGAGGTTATTTTCAAGGTAGAGGTAATATGACAGCCACTGCGGTATCTCAAATACTTGAGCAGATAATGAATATTGTTTTTTCGCTTTTGTTTGCTTCACTTTGGGCTAAATATGGGGTAATAGAAGCATGCGCTGGTGCAACTATAGGAACTACCGCTGGTGCTTTTGCGTCTGTAGTATATCTCATAAGATACTATGAAAAAAATAAAGCCTTTAAAGTATCAAAATCCGACCTGCAATTAGAAGTTAAGAGACTTCATAATAAAACACTAGCTAAAAGATTAATAAACTATTCTGTACCTTTAACTGTTAACTGGGGATTGCAGAACGCTGGGAATGTTATAGATAATCAGGTAACAATGGGAAGGTTGACATCTTCAGGGCTTAACTATTCACAGGCAAAGATAAAAAATAGTTATTTAGGAAAGTATCAGACTCTTCTGGGAGTACCGATAACAATAATATCGGCTTTATGTTCGTCGGTGCTTCCGGTTATATCTGGAGCTGCCGCTGTAAATAACAGTGAGGAAGTGAAAAAGGGCATAGACTACGCATATAAAACATGTTTTCTTATTGCTATGCCTGCTGCTGTTGGACTTGCAGTTTTAAGCGGTCCGATATTTGATAGCATATTTCCTAAATACTCTTCAGGTGCTATCCTAATGAAATATGGAGCTGTGGTTTTAGTTTTAATGGCAATAGTTCAAATTCAATCCACAATCCTCCAAAGCATAGGAAAACTTTATATATCAACCTTATACATAGTTATAGGTATCGCAGCGAAAATTATATTAAACTATATTCTTATTGGCAAACCAGAGATAAATATATTAGGAGCGGTATATGGAAGTATGGTTGGTTTTTTGTTACCACTCTTCTTAAATAACTTTGTTATAAAAAGAACCCTAAATATTAAATATAATCTTATTTTACTTGCTATAAAACCACTAATTGCAGCTGCATTTATGGGAGTAGTAGTATATTTAGTTCAATTTGATATAGAATATGTTATAGGATTTGTGTATAAAGGTTATTTTAATCGAATGCTTTCAACTATAATTGCAATAGGAGCAGGAATGTTTGCATACATATACGCTTTAGTACTAATAGGTGGAATAACAAAAAAAGATATGGAAATTGTTCCTGCAAGATTTAGAAGATTTATTCCAAAAACATTATTAAATAGAGTAAGATAA
- a CDS encoding ferritin-like domain-containing protein yields MKLVCCICGMEINDINKNVNSAAFSKCNQGEAINFCPFCGAAKEHLLESNNYIINAKNGDLEKVSLKILDHAVKLELFNADFYNKAAALAKDINIRNMFKHLSRIERIHANIHMRLGSFTELPKLTEIRYDKYKSDLELLEQAKLREKHAVEYYRKYMNSIDDNNIKQVLEVLMSVEEEHIVLLSN; encoded by the coding sequence ATGAAACTTGTATGTTGTATTTGTGGTATGGAAATAAATGATATAAATAAAAATGTGAATAGCGCCGCCTTTTCAAAATGTAACCAAGGTGAAGCCATCAATTTCTGTCCATTTTGTGGTGCTGCAAAAGAGCACTTACTTGAAAGTAACAATTATATTATTAATGCAAAGAATGGGGATTTAGAGAAAGTATCTTTAAAAATATTAGACCACGCTGTTAAATTGGAGCTTTTTAATGCTGATTTTTATAATAAAGCAGCAGCCTTAGCAAAGGATATTAATATAAGAAATATGTTCAAGCATCTATCGAGAATTGAACGTATACATGCTAACATTCATATGAGGCTTGGAAGTTTCACTGAACTTCCAAAGCTTACAGAAATAAGGTATGACAAATATAAAAGCGATTTAGAATTATTAGAACAGGCAAAACTAAGAGAAAAGCATGCAGTTGAGTACTATAGAAAGTATATGAATTCTATTGATGATAACAATATTAAGCAAGTGCTAGAAGTATTGATGTCTGTAGAAGAAGAACATATAGTGCTATTATCCAATTAA
- a CDS encoding RluA family pseudouridine synthase, protein MRIEIGANEAGQRLDKFTRKWLKDVPLSAIYKAIRKGDIKVNGKKGKEKYFLLEGDIIETREIVSSNKKEKFNRIDNSHLKITYEDENIAIIEKWPGVLVHSDKKGGDATLTDYVLSYLFDKGDYLPEKEVTFTPAPCNRLDRNTSGVVIFGKNFESLKLLNEMIRERKIKKYYTALVKNRIKDGLYEAYISKDEDDNISKVFDNKMPNTKKIAMEVKSIQSCGTFSLIEIDLITGRSHQLRAHLAHLGNPIVGDYKYGDTKLNSFFTNKYGLDYQFLYAYKLIFKNCPDKLAYMENKTISESLPPIFKKIKNDVFKF, encoded by the coding sequence ATGAGAATTGAAATAGGTGCGAACGAAGCAGGTCAGAGACTGGATAAGTTCACTAGAAAATGGCTTAAGGATGTACCCTTAAGCGCTATATATAAAGCTATAAGAAAAGGAGACATAAAAGTAAACGGCAAGAAAGGAAAGGAAAAGTACTTTCTTCTTGAAGGAGATATCATTGAGACTAGAGAAATAGTCAGCAGTAATAAAAAAGAGAAGTTTAACCGCATAGATAATAGTCACTTAAAGATTACCTATGAGGATGAAAACATAGCCATAATTGAAAAGTGGCCAGGAGTGCTTGTACATTCAGATAAAAAAGGTGGAGATGCAACTCTTACTGATTATGTATTATCCTATCTTTTTGATAAGGGAGACTATTTGCCTGAAAAGGAAGTAACCTTTACTCCTGCACCTTGCAACAGATTAGATAGAAACACCTCAGGTGTTGTTATATTTGGGAAGAACTTTGAAAGTTTAAAGCTTTTAAATGAAATGATTCGAGAAAGAAAAATTAAGAAATATTATACTGCTCTAGTTAAAAATAGAATTAAAGACGGCTTGTATGAAGCCTACATTTCCAAGGATGAGGATGATAATATTTCAAAGGTGTTTGATAATAAAATGCCTAATACAAAGAAAATAGCTATGGAAGTAAAAAGTATTCAAAGCTGTGGAACTTTTTCACTAATTGAAATAGATTTAATAACTGGAAGAAGTCATCAACTTAGAGCTCATCTTGCCCACCTTGGAAACCCAATTGTAGGTGACTATAAATATGGAGATACAAAATTAAATAGCTTCTTTACAAATAAGTATGGTCTTGACTATCAATTTCTTTATGCTTACAAGTTGATTTTTAAAAATTGCCCAGATAAATTAGCCTACATGGAGAATAAAACTATAAGCGAAAGCTTGCCTCCAATATTTAAAAAGATTAAAAATGATGTATTTAAATTTTAA